In the genome of Photobacterium sp. TLY01, one region contains:
- a CDS encoding DUF1513 domain-containing protein yields MQPMVTDLTRRALLKKALGTAILLPTAGILSACASADIARESLTQGQLTGTENGDRLIGCSRTADGRYAVVVADAHGQPIHQIALPERGHGVAIQPGGALAVAFARRPGAYMQAFYPATGEMLPLRRADQNRHYYGHGAFSADGRYLFATEGVSTTSEGVIGVYDPTAGLQKVAEYTGFGIGPHEVVLADPDTLAIGVGGVHTLGREPFNLDSMQPALVYLDIESGQVVEKAVLSDKRLSIRHLAVTDTGDIACGQQYRGLPDQAAPLVHLHTRGSELRPLLADEEDWMRFNHYIASIASLDGYLLATSPRGNCYGIWREATGALVDLQPLTDASGVAVSQGQWLVGSGAGKILTRTPLQPGRIDQSAVMWDNHWKLLFS; encoded by the coding sequence ATGCAACCGATGGTGACTGATCTAACAAGACGTGCACTGCTAAAGAAGGCGCTGGGCACTGCTATTTTGCTTCCAACTGCCGGGATTCTGTCAGCCTGTGCTTCAGCCGATATTGCCAGGGAATCGCTGACTCAAGGGCAGTTAACTGGCACAGAAAACGGCGATCGTCTCATCGGCTGCAGCAGAACCGCTGACGGCCGTTATGCCGTTGTCGTGGCAGACGCGCACGGCCAGCCCATTCATCAGATAGCCCTGCCTGAGCGCGGTCACGGGGTAGCGATTCAGCCTGGCGGCGCACTGGCGGTGGCGTTTGCCCGTCGTCCGGGGGCGTATATGCAGGCTTTTTATCCGGCAACGGGAGAGATGCTGCCGCTTCGCCGTGCCGATCAGAACCGCCATTATTACGGTCATGGCGCGTTTTCTGCTGACGGCCGTTACCTGTTCGCCACCGAAGGGGTGAGCACAACCAGTGAAGGTGTGATTGGCGTTTATGATCCGACAGCCGGGCTGCAAAAAGTGGCTGAATATACTGGATTTGGTATTGGGCCGCATGAAGTGGTGCTGGCCGATCCGGACACCCTGGCGATAGGTGTCGGGGGCGTCCATACCTTGGGCCGCGAACCGTTCAATCTGGATAGCATGCAGCCTGCATTAGTGTATCTCGATATTGAGAGCGGGCAAGTGGTCGAGAAAGCTGTGCTGTCAGATAAACGGCTGAGTATCCGGCATCTTGCAGTGACAGATACCGGTGACATCGCCTGCGGTCAGCAATACCGGGGATTGCCAGATCAGGCCGCGCCGCTGGTCCATCTGCATACCCGTGGCAGCGAGCTTCGTCCGTTGTTAGCGGATGAAGAGGACTGGATGCGGTTTAACCACTATATTGCCAGTATTGCCAGCCTGGATGGCTACCTGCTGGCGACCTCGCCGCGAGGCAATTGTTATGGTATCTGGCGTGAAGCAACAGGTGCGCTGGTGGATCTGCAGCCATTGACGGATGCATCCGGGGTGGCCGTCAGTCAGGGACAATGGCTGGTGGGATCCGGGGCGGGCAAAATTCTGACCCGCACACCACTCCAGCCCGGGCGTATCGATCAATCCGCAGTGATGTGGGACAACCACTGGAAATTGCTGTTCAGTTGA
- a CDS encoding imelysin family protein — translation MKKMMIALCLMPWVTGLAGCQEDQETVSATIHQQHVNAVEAFTEAARELESAVETLCQANTDDHLAASRSAWQVLMQDWMVLQGREKGSEAALVLTWQIQFWPDKKDITGRKMEQLLAQNTHWNAALLADQSVAVQGAGAMEWLLYAHPERLQQPQGCELATAIGQRLTQSGEALMDAWKANPWQAMTPQLALGEYVGALTNQLDFAMKKLTLPMGKPGHPRPYQAESWRSQTSMRNLKANVQAMQSLYLAEGKGLDALLRAQGEAELADRIAGQFDSLLVSWPQSASMGALLKTRDGYRELIHIFNGMEYIRFALHDEVSPALGIVVGFNATDGD, via the coding sequence ATGAAAAAAATGATGATTGCGCTGTGCTTGATGCCTTGGGTGACCGGGCTGGCGGGGTGTCAGGAAGATCAAGAGACAGTCAGTGCCACGATTCACCAGCAACACGTGAACGCTGTTGAGGCATTTACAGAAGCCGCCCGGGAGTTGGAGAGTGCCGTCGAGACGCTTTGTCAGGCAAACACGGATGATCATCTGGCGGCAAGCCGCTCAGCATGGCAAGTACTGATGCAGGACTGGATGGTGTTACAGGGGCGGGAAAAAGGCAGTGAAGCTGCACTGGTGCTGACCTGGCAAATTCAATTCTGGCCGGATAAGAAAGACATTACCGGCCGGAAAATGGAACAGCTTCTTGCTCAGAATACACACTGGAACGCGGCATTACTTGCTGATCAAAGTGTCGCCGTCCAGGGAGCGGGTGCCATGGAATGGCTGTTGTACGCGCATCCTGAGCGGTTGCAGCAGCCGCAGGGCTGTGAGTTGGCAACGGCAATAGGTCAGCGCCTGACGCAGAGTGGGGAAGCCCTGATGGATGCCTGGAAAGCCAATCCCTGGCAGGCAATGACACCGCAACTGGCATTGGGCGAATACGTTGGCGCCCTGACCAATCAGCTGGACTTTGCCATGAAGAAGCTGACATTGCCGATGGGCAAACCGGGTCATCCGCGTCCTTATCAGGCCGAGTCCTGGCGCTCTCAAACGTCAATGCGCAATCTGAAAGCCAATGTACAGGCCATGCAATCGCTGTATCTGGCAGAAGGGAAAGGGTTGGATGCTTTATTACGGGCGCAGGGAGAAGCCGAACTGGCTGATCGTATTGCCGGGCAGTTCGACAGCCTGCTCGTCAGCTGGCCGCAAAGCGCCAGCATGGGCGCGTTACTGAAAACACGCGATGGGTATCGCGAACTTATCCATATTTTTAACGGCATGGAGTACATTCGTTTCGCGCTCCATGATGAGGTATCGCCTGCTTTAGGTATTGTCGTAGGATTTAATGCAACCGATGGTGACTGA